The Aphelocoma coerulescens isolate FSJ_1873_10779 chromosome 14, UR_Acoe_1.0, whole genome shotgun sequence genome has a window encoding:
- the DAGLB gene encoding diacylglycerol lipase-beta translates to MPGLVVFGRRWAIGSDDFVLPGAFELFVRLVWWIGILVLYTVHKGQFNCPGGGLLHSYLLGLLILLASIICALSALVYISMQGTISNPGPRKSLPKILYTRLLLYFPEFIWAVVGAVWVSDNSVQCEKTVINGVIGTVIASWIIIVFTIVGVLIVFDPLGGKKTFYLPDGVSRNLESSQSGQLLYNVKSSATRVWEKRIRLLCCCIVQDDDHRVAFTSIAELFRSYFSDTDLVPSDIAAGLILLHQEQDKMENCPKEPEEVLCHSPSSLVTDDLDVELENAAHYMLFAAAAYGWPYYVYTNPYTALCKLNGDCCRNRPTDSDITGSDRHNFHFGSILKITGLQYRDFIHISFHNKIYEIPFFVALDHKKEAIVVAVRGTLSFEDILTDLSADCEDLTLEEVLENGFVHKGITQAANYIYRKLINDGILNQAFTIAPEYKLVIVGHSLGGGTASILAVMLRNSFPTLRCYAFSPPGGLLSKSLADYTKHFIVSVIVGKDLVARLSMPNMEDLKRRIVRIVANCNRPKYQILLRGCWYEVFGGDPDDFPTELDGRNQDALTQPLLAEESLMVHRSPSYNALEEESHLNSPPQYPHLYLPGKIIHIVEECSSRRLCSSDIKYTARWSNETVFSSILISPKMITDHMPDVVLKALNSLSQEHGSCLSCQTRDYNPSAV, encoded by the exons ATGCCGGGGCTCGTAGTGTTCGGCCGGCGCTGGGCCATCGGCAGCGACGACTTCGTGCTCCCGGGGGCCTTCGAGCTGTTCGTCAGGCTGGTGTG GTGGATTGGGATTCTTGTCCTTTACACGGTTCACAAGGGGCAATTTAACTGTCCTGGGGGAGGATTGCTGCACAGCTACCTGCTCGGCCTCCTTATTCTTCTGGCTTCCATAATATGTGCGTTGTCTGCTCTTGTATACATCAGTATGCAAG GAACAATTTCTAATCCAGGCCCAAGAAAATCACTTCCCAAAATACTTTATACTCGCCTCCTTCTCTACTTCCCTGAATTCATCTGGGCTGTTGTAGGCGCTGTGTGGGTGTCAGACAACAGTGTGCAGTGTGAGAAGACTGTGATAAATGGCGTCATTGGGACAGTTATTGCAAG CTGGATTATCATCGTCTTCACCATCGTTGGAGTACTCATTGTCTTTGACCCCCTCGGGGGGAAGAAGACGTTCTATCTGCCCGACGGTGTGAGCCGCAACCTGGAGAGCAGCCAGTCGGGGCAGCTGCTGTACAACGTGAAGAGCTCTGCCACCAGGGTGTGGGAGAAGAGGATccggctgctgtgctgctgcatcgTGCAGGACGATGACCACCGGGTGGCCTTCACCAGCATCGCCGAGCTCTTCCGCAGCTACTTCTCA GACACGGATCTGGTGCCAAGTGACATAGCAGCTGGTTTGATTCTGCTCCATCAAGAGCAAGATAAAATGGAAAATTGCCCCAAGGAGCCTGAAGAAGTCCTGTGTCATTCTCCATCGTCTCTTGTG ACTGATGATTTGGATGTTGAGCTGGAGAACGCTGCTCACTACATGCTGTTTGCTGCAGCTGCTTATGGCTGGCCCTACTACGTGTACACCAACCCATATACTGCACTCTGTAAGCTCAATGGTGACTG TTGCAGAAATAGACCAACAGATTCTGATATAACGGGCAGTGATCGTCATAACTTTCACTTTGGATCCATCCTAAAAATAACAGGACTGCAGTACAGAGACTTCATTCATATCAGTTTTCATAACAAG ATCTATGAGATTCcattttttgttgctttggaTCACAAAAAAGAAGCTATTGTGGTTGCTGTGAGAGGAACCTTGTCTTTTGAG GACATTCTCACTGATCTGTCTGCAGACTGCGAAGACCTGACACTGGAGGAAGTTCTGGAGAATGGGTTTGTGCATAAG GGAATAACTCAGGCTGCAAATTACATCTATCGAAAACTAATAAATGATGGAATTTTAAACCAGGCTTTCACAATTGCCCCA GAATATAAACTTGTGATAGTTGGTCACAGTTTGGGTGGTGGGACAGCATCTATCCTGGCCGTCATGCTCAGGAACTCCTTCCCCACACTGAGGTGTTACGCCTTCTCTCCCCCAGGAGGGCTCTTAAG caaaTCACTTGCAGATTACACTAAGCACTTCATTGTTTCAGTCattgttggaaaagaccttgttGCAAG GTTAAGTATGCCCAACATGGAGGATTTAAAGAGAAGAATAGTGAGAATTGTGGCAAACTGCAACAGACCCAAG TACCAGATTTTGCTGCGGGGCTGTTGGTACGAGGTGTTTGGAGGAGATCCTGATGACTTCCCAACAGAGCTGGATGGAAGGAACCAGGATGCCCTGACCCAGCCCCTTCTGGCTGAGGAGAGTTTAATGGTTCATCGGTCGCCTTCATACAACGCCCTTGAGGAGGAATCACACTTGAATTCACCCCCTCAGTATCCTCATCTCTATCTGCCTGGGAAGATTATCCACATTGTTGAAGAATGCAGCTCTAGGAG GTTGTGTTCTTCAGATATTAAATACACAGCAAGATGGTCAAACGAAACCGTCTTCAGCAGCATTTTAATAAGTCCCAAGATGATCACAGACCACATGCCAGATGTTGTGCTGAAAGCTCTGAACAGTTTGTCTCAGGAACATGGATCGTGTCTGTCTTGTCAAACACGAGACTACAACCCCAGTGCAGTATAA
- the KDELR2 gene encoding ER lumen protein-retaining receptor 2 translates to MNIFRLTGDLSHLAAIIILLLKIWKSRSCAGISGKSQLLFALVFTTRYLDLFTSFISLYNTSMKLIYIACSYATVYLIYMKFKATYDGNHDTFRVEFLIVPVGGLSFLVNHDFSPLEILWTFSIYLESVAILPQLFMISKTGEAETITTHYLFFLGLYRALYLVNWIWRYYFEGFFDLIAVVAGVVQTVLYCDFFYLYVTKVLKGKKLSLPA, encoded by the exons ATGAACATTTTCCGCCTCACCGGGGACCTGTCCCACCTGGCGGCCATCATCATCCTGCTGCTCAAGATCTGGAAGAGCCGCTCCTGCGCGG GTATTTCTGGGAAAAGCCAGCTTCTGTTTGCACTGGTCTTCACTACTCGTTACCTGGACCTCTTCACTTCATTCATTTCATTGTATAACACATCTATGAAG CTTATCTACATCGCTTGCTCGTATGCCACCGTGTACCTGATCTACATGAAGTTCAAGGCCACCTACGATGGAAACCATGACACCTTCCGAGTGGAGTTTCTGATAGTTCCTGTTGGTGGGCTCTCCTTTCTTGTCAATCATGACTTCTCTCCTCTGGAG atacTGTGGACCTTCTCCATCTATCTGGAATCGGTTGCTATTCTCCCTCAACTTTTTATGATCAGCAAAACTGGGGAAGCAGAGACCATCACTACTCACTATCTTTTCTTCTTGGGTCTGTACCGTGCCTTGTACTTAGTCAACTGGATTTGGCGCTACTactttgagggattttttgacCTCATAGCTGTTGTTGCTGGTGTGGTCCAGACCGTTCTGTACTGTGACTTCTTCTATTTGTATGTTACAAAAG TTCTCAAGGGAAAGAAGCTCAGTTTGCCAGCGTAA